Part of the Halopenitus persicus genome is shown below.
GCGGAGGCCGAACGACAGGACGCGGTCGACACGAAACGCTGGATGAACTTCCTCAAGCAGGCGCTCGGCCGCGAGGACTCCTCCACGGGCCGCACGCGGTTCTGATTCTGACGTCGTTCGCCCTCCGGACCCCTCGGCAAGCGGACCGCTGCGACCGTCGGCGTGGTCACACGTCCCCGGCCATCGCCCGGAACAGCCCGTCCGAGAGGTCGTCGCGGTCGACGGCCTCCTCGATCGAATCGTCCGTCGGATCGATGTCGGGCGTGATTCGCCCCCCGCCCATCCGCGCGTGACCGCCGCCGTCGCCGTTCGGAACGTCCGTGAGCGCCTCCTCGATCGCCTTCCCCATATGGACCCGGTCGTCTCGCGACCGTCCCGAGAGGTGGATCGTCCCGTCCCGCTCGCCGACGATCACGACGGCCGTGACGCCCTCCAGCTGGATCAGCTCGTCGGCCGCCTGCGGGATCGCGTCGACGTTGTTAACTGATCCCACGTCGGCGACGGCAAACGATCCCTCGACCTGTCGGCCCGCGATCGCCCGTGCCTTCACCTCGAGGACCTCGGCGTCGACCGCCGGGTTCGCGATCCGGTCGAGCCGATCCTGGTCGACCCCGGGATAGAGATAGCTCGCTGCGGCGAAGTCGGCCTCGCTCGCGCCGACTGTGAGGTGGTTGGTGTCGGCGAGGATCCCGTACAACAGTCCCGTCGCCGCACTGGTTGGCAGGGTGTAGCTTCCGTCGGTTTCGCTCGCGTGCATGTCGGGCGGCACCGGAGCCGCGTCGTTGTCCTCGAAGTACTCGGCGACGATCGACGCGGTCGCACCGTAGTCGGTCCGAACGTCGGTGAACTCCTCGCCCGCTCCGTCGCCGGGATGATGGTCGACCACCGCGAGCGGCAGGACGCCGTCCGCGCCGCCGAATCCGCGGGCCTCGTTGTGGTCGACCAGGACGACCGACTCGGCGGCGAGATCCGTGACGTGGTCGATCCGGTCCAGCTCCAGGTCGAGGACCGTCCGGAACGCCCGGTTCTCCTGGTGGCGGATCTGGCCCGGATACTGGATCGTCGCGTCGACGTTGACCTGATCGGCCAGCTCGACGACGCCGATCGCGGCGGCCATCGCGTCGGGATCCGGGTTCGGATGCATCAACACCGCGATCTCCCCGGCGTCGGCGATCAGCCGCCGGAACGTGACGCCGCGGGCCCGGCGCAGACGGACGAACGCGTAGACGCTCCCGAGCACGACCACCAACGCGATCGCCGTTGCGACCGCTAGCTCGGGGTTCTCACGGACGAACAGCTCCGCGTCGGCGATCCACTCCTCGCCCGCCGTGGCCTGGACCATACACCACTCATCACCGGCTCGGCCTACAAGAAACCACCCGACGGTTTTCCCCCGGTCAGCGTCCGTCGGGCTTCGTGCCGTCAGTTCCCCGTCCGGTATGTCTCGATCGCCGCCCGGTAGCCCTCCCGGTAGGTCGGGTACTCGAGTTCGTACCCCAACTCCTGGAGGTGATCGTTCGAGCACCGCTTGCTCGTCCGGATCCGCCGTTCGGCACGTTCGGAGAGGTCCGGATCCGAGAGCCGGTCGGCTTTCAAGCGCTTCGGCGGCCGGTCGACGCCACACTCGTCGGCCAGCCAGTCGGCGAAGGCGTGTTTCGCGACCGGCTCGTCGTCGGTGACGAGCACGACCTCCTCGCGGGCCCGACCCGTCTCGAGGAGGTGGCGGATCGCCCCCGCGGCGTCGTCCCGGTGCACCATGTTCAGGTACCCCTCGGTCACCGGCCCTTCGAGGTACCGCTCGAGCCGGTAGCGGTCCGGGCCGTATAGCCCCGAAAACCGGGTCACGGTTCCGTCGATTCCCGCCTCGGCGCTCGCCTCGAGCGCGACGCGTTCGGCTGCCGCCAGAACGCTGGTCTTCTCCGTCTGCGGGTCGAGCGGCGTCGTCTCGTCCACCCAGTCGCCGTCGTGATCGCCGTAGACGCCGGTCGAGGAGGTGTAGACGAGTCGGTCAGGGACGGTCTCTCGGGATCCATACTCGGCGATCACGTTCTCGAGTCCCTCGACGTAGACGGCTCGTGCGGCCGCCGCGTCGCGTCCGCCGGAGCTGGCCGCGAAGACGACCGCGTCGGCGTCGGGGAGCGCCGACAGCGAGTCCGGATCCGTGACGTCCGCTCGGACCGGCACGAGGCCGGCCGCCTCGACCGCGCTCGCGCCCGCTTCCGACCGACGAACGCCCCAGACGTCGTGTCCGTT
Proteins encoded:
- a CDS encoding DHH family phosphoesterase; the encoded protein is MVQATAGEEWIADAELFVRENPELAVATAIALVVVLGSVYAFVRLRRARGVTFRRLIADAGEIAVLMHPNPDPDAMAAAIGVVELADQVNVDATIQYPGQIRHQENRAFRTVLDLELDRIDHVTDLAAESVVLVDHNEARGFGGADGVLPLAVVDHHPGDGAGEEFTDVRTDYGATASIVAEYFEDNDAAPVPPDMHASETDGSYTLPTSAATGLLYGILADTNHLTVGASEADFAAASYLYPGVDQDRLDRIANPAVDAEVLEVKARAIAGRQVEGSFAVADVGSVNNVDAIPQAADELIQLEGVTAVVIVGERDGTIHLSGRSRDDRVHMGKAIEEALTDVPNGDGGGHARMGGGRITPDIDPTDDSIEEAVDRDDLSDGLFRAMAGDV
- a CDS encoding SDR family oxidoreductase codes for the protein MRVAIVGCGYVGLELGRGLVANGHDVWGVRRSEAGASAVEAAGLVPVRADVTDPDSLSALPDADAVVFAASSGGRDAAAARAVYVEGLENVIAEYGSRETVPDRLVYTSSTGVYGDHDGDWVDETTPLDPQTEKTSVLAAAERVALEASAEAGIDGTVTRFSGLYGPDRYRLERYLEGPVTEGYLNMVHRDDAAGAIRHLLETGRAREEVVLVTDDEPVAKHAFADWLADECGVDRPPKRLKADRLSDPDLSERAERRIRTSKRCSNDHLQELGYELEYPTYREGYRAAIETYRTGN